In Macadamia integrifolia cultivar HAES 741 unplaced genomic scaffold, SCU_Mint_v3 scaffold149, whole genome shotgun sequence, one DNA window encodes the following:
- the LOC122063880 gene encoding probable small nuclear ribonucleoprotein G, translating into MSRSGQPPDLKKYMDKKLQIKLNANRVVVGTLRGFDQFMNLVIDNTVDVNGNEKNEIGMVVIRGNSVVMIEALEPVNRTQ; encoded by the exons ATGAGTAGGTCTGGTCAGCCCCCGGATTTGAAGAA ATACATGGATAAGAAGCTTCAGA TTAAGCTGAATGCTAACAGGGTAGTGGTTGGTACCCTTCGTGGATTTGATCAGTTCATGAATCTGGTTATCGACAACACTGTGGATGTAAATGGCAATGAGAAAAATGAGATAGGCATGGTG GTTATCCGTGGAAATAGCGTGGTCATGATTGAAGCACTGGAGCCCGTTAACAGAACTCAGTAG